Proteins from a single region of Aureibacter tunicatorum:
- a CDS encoding helix-turn-helix transcriptional regulator, whose amino-acid sequence MSKIGKNIKKIRGVKKMSQAVFADLFNLARPSIGAYEEGRSEPKIETIIQISTYFGLSIDALLTRELTVNEMYNFDIFEDLPESNSLFKSASQYPSIPLVPIEAHKSYSLKYKDKTYIKGLPKINIPTNSKSLKFRAFEVHHAIAFNSINLEKRDILICCNINLEALDRNDLIVKINKGHLSFLKYIRNESNTHFAIDLTNNRKTTSFDEIDMIDKVWKCSSFISTHKKISLQNTNRLEQRIENLEIEILKSKQQ is encoded by the coding sequence ATGTCAAAAATAGGCAAGAATATCAAAAAAATCAGAGGAGTGAAGAAAATGAGCCAAGCGGTATTTGCCGATCTTTTTAATCTCGCTCGTCCTAGCATTGGCGCTTATGAAGAAGGCCGATCTGAACCAAAGATTGAAACTATCATACAAATTTCAACTTATTTTGGCTTATCTATCGACGCATTACTAACAAGAGAGCTGACTGTCAATGAAATGTATAATTTTGACATCTTTGAAGACCTTCCTGAAAGCAATAGTTTGTTTAAATCCGCAAGCCAATACCCATCTATTCCCCTAGTTCCGATCGAAGCCCACAAAAGCTACTCACTTAAATATAAAGACAAAACCTATATCAAGGGACTTCCCAAAATAAACATTCCAACGAACAGCAAAAGTTTAAAGTTCAGGGCATTTGAAGTTCATCATGCCATTGCATTCAATTCAATAAACCTTGAGAAAAGGGATATTCTTATCTGTTGCAATATCAACTTGGAAGCTTTGGATAGAAACGATTTGATTGTCAAAATCAATAAAGGCCACTTGTCTTTTCTAAAATACATTAGAAACGAGAGCAACACCCACTTCGCTATAGATTTAACAAACAACAGAAAAACTACTTCATTTGACGAAATAGACATGATTGATAAAGTATGGAAATGTTCTTCTTTCATTTCGACACATAAAAAAATAAGCCTTCAAAACACCAACAGACTTGAACAAAGGATTGAAAATCTCGAAATTGAAATACTCAAATCAAAACAACAATGA
- a CDS encoding GWxTD domain-containing protein, translating into MYLKFALPKNEINKLVILHVKTLDGRHQYLYDINLNDKSKQIDMENFEFDFLKSYISLNKIDAINTPSLNHQHVRLAIPEKELKEALPAIEATHNKQNYEDSTYFIPLIEASTSSQEGLYILQSDFQPNNKQYLVKGVENDFPKYNEIEDLIGPIKYIATKKEYEKISKSIDPKKSFDKFWISLTRSEKRAQYHVKKFYKQVTNANKLFTNLKDGWKTDRGMVYIIFGPPNEVYKNGKKEEWTYLTVDNFKIKFTFVNKKSLLSGSEYKLKRRKRYKRVWLREKDLWRNDRKEI; encoded by the coding sequence ATGTATTTAAAATTCGCCTTGCCTAAAAACGAAATAAATAAACTGGTCATACTACACGTTAAAACACTTGATGGAAGGCATCAATATTTATATGACATTAATTTGAATGACAAGTCGAAGCAAATTGATATGGAAAACTTTGAATTCGACTTTTTAAAATCATATATATCACTTAACAAAATCGATGCAATCAACACTCCTAGCCTAAATCATCAACATGTAAGATTGGCTATACCTGAAAAAGAATTGAAAGAAGCTCTTCCAGCCATCGAAGCGACGCATAATAAACAAAACTATGAAGACTCAACATACTTCATCCCTCTTATTGAAGCCTCTACTTCTAGCCAAGAGGGATTGTATATATTGCAAAGTGACTTTCAACCCAACAACAAACAATATTTAGTAAAAGGCGTTGAAAATGATTTTCCTAAATACAATGAAATCGAAGACTTAATAGGTCCAATCAAATATATTGCTACTAAGAAGGAGTATGAAAAAATCAGCAAATCCATTGATCCTAAAAAAAGCTTCGACAAATTCTGGATTTCATTAACACGTTCGGAAAAAAGAGCTCAATACCATGTAAAAAAATTCTACAAGCAAGTGACCAATGCCAATAAACTCTTTACTAATCTCAAAGATGGCTGGAAAACAGATAGAGGAATGGTCTATATCATTTTTGGACCGCCAAATGAAGTCTATAAAAATGGAAAAAAAGAGGAATGGACTTATTTGACCGTGGATAACTTCAAAATAAAGTTTACTTTTGTGAACAAAAAAAGTTTGTTGTCAGGCTCTGAATACAAACTCAAAAGAAGAAAGCGATATAAAAGAGTCTGGTTGAGAGAAAAAGACTTATGGAGAAACGACCGAAAAGAAATATAG
- the rlmB gene encoding 23S rRNA (guanosine(2251)-2'-O)-methyltransferase RlmB has translation MEKRPKRNIAFPKNKKDNIEMVFGIRAILESINSGKEIEKLFIQTGINNELIKELIQTAKNRKIPFVKVPQEKLNRITKKNHQGAIAYLSAIKYLPLENIIYQIFEKGEDPFLLILDRITDVRNFGAIARTAECLGVHAIIIPSRGAAQANSDAIKTSAGALNYIPVCREDNLKETIQYLKDSGINIVASTEKTDTSILDVEMNGPVAIIMGSEENGISNEYLKLADQRAKIPMTGKIESLNVSVAAGMMLYEAVKQRSKN, from the coding sequence ATGGAGAAACGACCGAAAAGAAATATAGCATTCCCTAAAAATAAGAAAGACAATATTGAAATGGTGTTCGGAATACGAGCTATTCTTGAATCCATCAATTCAGGCAAAGAAATCGAAAAGCTTTTCATACAAACAGGAATCAACAACGAACTAATCAAAGAATTGATTCAAACTGCGAAAAATCGTAAAATTCCTTTTGTCAAAGTACCTCAAGAAAAGCTCAATAGAATCACTAAAAAGAATCACCAAGGTGCGATAGCCTACCTTTCTGCAATTAAATATTTACCTCTCGAAAATATTATTTACCAAATATTTGAAAAGGGAGAGGACCCATTTCTACTAATACTTGACAGAATCACAGACGTAAGAAACTTCGGAGCTATCGCAAGAACCGCAGAATGCTTAGGTGTTCACGCTATAATAATTCCTTCCAGAGGCGCAGCACAAGCAAATAGCGATGCTATTAAAACTTCCGCAGGAGCGTTGAACTATATTCCTGTATGCAGAGAAGACAATTTGAAAGAAACCATCCAATACCTTAAAGATAGCGGGATCAATATTGTGGCTTCTACGGAAAAAACCGATACATCAATATTGGATGTTGAAATGAACGGTCCTGTTGCTATTATTATGGGCTCTGAAGAAAATGGCATATCCAACGAATACCTGAAACTTGCAGATCAAAGAGCTAAAATTCCTATGACAGGAAAAATAGAATCCTTAAACGTATCAGTTGCAGCAGGAATGATGTTGTATGAAGCGGTTAAACAACGATCTAAAAATTAA
- a CDS encoding lipocalin family protein: MLKLRSLFVFVLAVMLMSCSKDEDDNLSFSEDLLAGTWNTSAFNYAGSSYSVVNGVTSPKINYTGVGKNFDQVVVFESNPNNVSSEGDYEIELTSGTTADGLYEIESANFDGEWKIVNGNILEVTESGLTQQAHILELTEKMLKLHTEEIVEYEMGGATIHYTLEATIELTR, encoded by the coding sequence ATGTTAAAATTAAGATCACTATTTGTATTTGTTTTGGCTGTAATGCTAATGTCATGTTCGAAAGATGAAGATGATAATCTTTCATTTTCTGAAGATTTGTTAGCGGGCACTTGGAACACCTCAGCATTTAATTATGCGGGTTCATCTTATTCTGTAGTAAATGGAGTGACTAGCCCTAAAATAAACTATACTGGTGTTGGAAAAAACTTTGATCAGGTAGTTGTATTTGAATCAAATCCTAATAATGTATCTTCAGAAGGAGATTATGAAATAGAATTGACATCTGGAACGACTGCTGATGGGCTTTATGAAATTGAAAGCGCGAATTTTGATGGGGAATGGAAGATTGTTAATGGAAATATATTAGAAGTTACCGAGAGCGGATTGACTCAGCAAGCTCATATTCTTGAATTAACTGAGAAAATGTTAAAGTTGCATACAGAAGAAATAGTAGAGTATGAGATGGGGGGAGCTACAATACATTACACTTTAGAAGCTACAATTGAGTTGACAAGATAG
- a CDS encoding amidohydrolase: protein MKNLKIILGLGLVLSFINLCMSMPENQADKIYINGVIHTVNGKNEIVNALAIKNEKFLALGDNDAVLTFKGPDTEIIDLKGKMVMPGIIDAHIHPDCDADNRVNISFKHNANWEKISNTIIEFSKKNPSQEWMIGGTLGWLQDDSGLIPDLNQPSHKSILDKIESQKAIALYDIGYHAMLLNSKALEMLGINKDTPNPEGGMIIKDQHGEPTGVLRETAINILLEKAEIDRGDNWIFNGLKPFMSELSSMGVTSIADAYTRSWTAEGYFELDQNNDLHCNVFGFMASPIDLGKEDAKIEQNAFIKFREYYECDKIRMNGIKYIMDGSAAGQTACMTEPFKGTSHCGHFRNPAKDVEKDIEKRDKENIVVKGHAIGDRSVRVLLDAIEKVRNDNPDGPRHSIAHCTFANPKDLHRFAKLDVVYEASPALWFPNPGCNVIENDIGKERLSWAWAIKQVDELGGTVCYGSDWPVSPTPNPWYALETMITREKPGGSKESLNPEYAVDLETALRIFTINGAYSIHMDDNTGSIEIGKYADMIVLDRNLFKTPVREIHKTNVLETIYRGNSVYQLKQ, encoded by the coding sequence ATGAAAAATCTAAAAATAATATTGGGTTTGGGATTAGTTCTTTCCTTTATCAATCTATGCATGAGCATGCCGGAAAATCAAGCCGATAAAATATACATAAATGGAGTCATTCATACCGTAAACGGCAAAAATGAAATCGTAAACGCTTTAGCCATTAAAAATGAGAAATTCTTAGCTCTAGGAGACAACGATGCTGTGTTAACCTTCAAAGGTCCTGACACAGAAATCATTGACCTAAAAGGAAAAATGGTAATGCCAGGAATCATTGACGCCCATATTCACCCTGATTGCGATGCTGACAATCGGGTAAATATAAGTTTTAAGCACAATGCGAATTGGGAGAAAATTAGCAATACCATCATTGAATTCTCGAAAAAAAATCCCTCTCAGGAATGGATGATCGGAGGAACCTTGGGCTGGCTTCAAGATGATTCCGGTCTCATTCCTGATCTTAATCAACCTTCTCACAAATCCATCCTAGACAAAATAGAATCTCAAAAAGCAATCGCTCTTTATGATATAGGCTATCATGCGATGCTTCTCAACTCGAAAGCTTTGGAGATGCTTGGAATAAACAAAGACACCCCTAACCCTGAAGGAGGTATGATCATCAAAGACCAACATGGAGAACCAACAGGTGTGCTAAGAGAAACGGCCATCAATATTCTACTTGAAAAGGCTGAAATTGACAGAGGAGACAATTGGATTTTCAATGGACTAAAACCATTCATGAGTGAATTAAGCTCTATGGGAGTAACTTCGATAGCTGACGCTTACACAAGATCTTGGACAGCGGAAGGTTACTTTGAGCTTGATCAAAACAATGACCTTCATTGCAATGTCTTTGGATTCATGGCTTCGCCTATCGATTTGGGCAAAGAAGATGCTAAAATTGAGCAAAATGCTTTCATCAAATTCAGAGAGTATTATGAGTGCGACAAAATAAGAATGAATGGAATCAAATACATTATGGACGGCTCAGCCGCTGGTCAAACTGCTTGCATGACGGAGCCTTTCAAAGGCACATCGCACTGCGGACATTTTAGAAATCCAGCTAAAGATGTTGAGAAAGATATTGAAAAAAGAGATAAAGAAAATATAGTAGTTAAAGGCCATGCAATTGGCGATAGATCTGTCAGAGTATTGCTTGACGCTATAGAGAAAGTTCGAAATGACAATCCGGACGGACCCAGACATAGTATTGCTCACTGCACATTTGCCAATCCAAAAGACCTGCATCGATTCGCTAAGCTTGATGTGGTTTATGAAGCATCTCCGGCTCTATGGTTTCCCAATCCCGGCTGCAATGTCATTGAAAACGATATCGGCAAAGAACGCCTTAGTTGGGCTTGGGCTATAAAACAAGTGGATGAGCTGGGCGGAACAGTTTGCTACGGATCAGACTGGCCCGTATCGCCAACACCAAATCCTTGGTACGCCTTAGAGACCATGATAACAAGGGAAAAACCAGGTGGTTCAAAAGAATCATTAAATCCAGAATATGCCGTAGACTTAGAAACAGCCTTGAGAATATTCACAATCAACGGAGCTTACTCAATACATATGGATGACAACACGGGTTCCATTGAAATCGGCAAATACGCGGATATGATTGTTCTTGACAGAAATTTATTCAAAACGCCTGTAAGAGAAATTCATAAAACTAATGTGCTTGAAACCATCTATCGAGGCAACTCAGTTTATCAACTTAAACAATGA
- a CDS encoding C45 family peptidase: MKFTLVVLGLLILSLLILDSKAESYTASETASNKFISPNEISLDNSSSNFFAITVKGSPYERGFQHGKQLRKIIRPSVNRFKYDLVVPLMNQLGLEGKYDNYKNYFLNHTKLLQTASNLVPELVEEIKGIADGAQLDFEDLFIYNLNFDETFWVLEKMSGIDPILAMEKKNNHHIDGHCSHGSVWNNDKASVAYTLDWVRTFEGTQTLIKHEKENGEVLLMTTYAGTLIGHGINASKGYTFTPHSKFQLEHDVDNGLAQIFIYRKIIEAGSVEKAIYFLHKIKPAAGLAYTLTDYRGTRTYEISSSKIVEFHSEENFMVVCNAARVNDNLSQSNIKEYKLIGENIDMNNLPAVYWQNNKDSQERYDKIKQGIKKCSSKNMSPEKWQKIFIQKPINKPVNEELATSNLWHVVEIDKRHIIYHVSPGNPGSLPLETFKIKYK; the protein is encoded by the coding sequence ATGAAATTCACTCTAGTTGTTCTTGGACTCTTAATATTGTCATTATTAATCTTAGATTCAAAAGCTGAATCTTATACAGCAAGTGAAACTGCATCAAATAAATTCATCAGCCCAAACGAAATCTCTTTAGATAATTCATCGTCTAATTTTTTTGCTATCACTGTAAAAGGAAGCCCTTATGAAAGGGGCTTCCAACACGGCAAGCAACTGCGAAAAATTATTCGTCCGTCAGTGAACCGTTTCAAATACGACCTTGTTGTACCTTTGATGAACCAATTGGGTCTGGAAGGAAAGTATGACAATTATAAAAATTACTTTCTCAATCACACAAAACTTCTGCAAACCGCATCAAACCTAGTTCCAGAATTAGTGGAAGAAATCAAAGGAATCGCTGATGGTGCCCAACTAGACTTTGAAGATCTTTTCATTTACAACTTGAACTTTGATGAAACTTTTTGGGTGCTGGAAAAAATGTCGGGCATAGATCCGATACTAGCTATGGAAAAGAAAAACAACCATCATATTGATGGCCACTGTTCTCATGGATCTGTCTGGAACAATGACAAAGCCTCAGTTGCCTACACGCTAGATTGGGTCAGAACATTTGAAGGGACACAAACGCTGATCAAACATGAAAAAGAAAACGGAGAAGTATTGCTTATGACAACTTACGCAGGAACATTGATAGGTCATGGGATCAATGCAAGCAAAGGCTATACTTTCACCCCGCATAGCAAGTTCCAACTTGAACATGATGTAGACAATGGCTTAGCGCAAATATTTATTTACAGAAAAATCATTGAAGCAGGAAGCGTCGAGAAAGCTATTTACTTTCTTCACAAAATCAAACCCGCGGCCGGGTTAGCTTATACGCTTACCGACTATCGCGGCACCAGAACGTATGAAATCTCCAGTTCCAAAATCGTTGAATTCCATTCGGAAGAAAACTTCATGGTAGTTTGCAATGCGGCAAGAGTCAATGACAATCTTTCCCAATCCAATATCAAAGAATATAAATTAATCGGTGAAAACATTGATATGAACAATCTACCTGCCGTTTATTGGCAAAACAATAAAGATAGTCAAGAGAGGTATGATAAAATAAAACAAGGCATAAAGAAATGTTCTTCAAAAAACATGTCTCCTGAAAAATGGCAAAAGATTTTCATTCAAAAACCGATCAATAAGCCTGTCAACGAAGAACTTGCCACATCAAATCTCTGGCATGTTGTGGAAATAGACAAGAGGCATATCATTTATCATGTTTCTCCAGGGAACCCCGGAAGCCTTCCATTGGAAACATTTAAAATCAAATACAAATAA
- a CDS encoding caspase family protein, protein MRKIYLSIFSVFLALTGYSNSVKSISSLWDGNVPLCVSYSGDKVAFIDQRSDSGLMLVVESLDEGDMVEIPMPKQCNESMVNSKLIFSRDENYILTGYSESCEAFLIDIEKKQTKPLGSLTNLEFTSDSRYFVGLEGDNVRDGSVVIGKTGTGEVLKKIKNSYEEMHAFEKSNYRLSDRAYEVLEGNQVLLVESGFWKSSQKYSKDKNSSPKANVKWAKYQIETGELENYDRYHIDWTYGEYGDLTHIWKDNPLVISPSGTHVAFTVPAKGSKTHLRVLNLNAIEADDFTKSSKFENLIFSQDGRSVLANAEDKGWVLSLSGGMKAYPFGKEFIGQPKFSEEGKYVVYVDNQQKLRQLVNIKNMRQINLQDGETRDYRFLGFTVDEELVLLQRMDTGEVLSIDLEQGGTRKAELNNAQSAHLKSSLAVLSEDKSKLYWKDDQPDQVNVYDMMLLQANEAKIRHQIVSELAKWQKKGKYENLQSYKDRVNEDTRNDLIESLSDSLTQLYGSRHLEHALAGKAKYEYDTENEVFKISFEKGLPYPMYLSVPIAEAEAFELSNEKKFESPQYTLNGDDFILTYANVKAYDYSDKDTTMVGAYTYDINDALTYNAETISYDFEPLAFKVSSDLPSMYESHKSKAKSLSDSDISVDLNLPVSTMQNPNAIAVVIGNKKYQKCSDVKYAQNDAKTMKKYLVDVLGYREGNIFLLNDAKKSDFELYFGTFINEKGKLYNAIKKGESEVFIYYSGHGAPGLKDHKGYFVPTEADPQYLEITGYPLDVFYKNVSQLPAKDVTVVMDACFSGANVFKDISPITIKSNTSHVINNGVVFASSSDDQVSSWYNAQRHGLFTYFFLKGIHSANADADKNGILTVEELYKYVSDETNGVPYYARRLHGVDQVPKLFGTDLQRSLVIY, encoded by the coding sequence ATGAGAAAGATATATTTATCCATTTTTAGCGTATTTCTAGCTTTGACAGGGTATTCTAATTCTGTCAAGTCTATTTCAAGCCTTTGGGATGGCAATGTTCCGCTTTGTGTTTCATACTCAGGTGATAAAGTAGCCTTCATTGACCAGCGAAGCGACAGCGGATTGATGTTGGTTGTTGAAAGCTTGGATGAAGGCGATATGGTGGAAATTCCAATGCCAAAACAATGCAATGAGTCAATGGTCAATAGCAAGTTGATTTTTAGCAGGGATGAAAACTATATACTTACTGGATATAGCGAAAGTTGCGAAGCATTTCTTATAGATATAGAAAAAAAGCAAACCAAGCCGCTTGGCAGTTTGACAAATCTTGAATTTACTTCAGATTCTAGATATTTCGTTGGATTGGAAGGTGATAATGTTAGGGACGGCTCTGTAGTGATTGGAAAGACAGGAACAGGAGAGGTGCTTAAAAAAATCAAAAATTCTTATGAAGAAATGCACGCTTTTGAAAAAAGCAATTACAGATTGTCAGACAGAGCTTATGAAGTTTTGGAGGGTAATCAAGTTCTATTGGTGGAATCTGGATTTTGGAAAAGTTCTCAAAAATATTCGAAGGATAAGAATTCTAGCCCAAAGGCGAATGTAAAGTGGGCAAAATATCAAATAGAAACAGGTGAATTAGAGAATTATGATCGTTACCATATTGACTGGACGTATGGGGAATATGGAGATTTGACACATATCTGGAAAGATAACCCTTTAGTGATTTCGCCTTCTGGCACTCATGTTGCTTTTACCGTTCCTGCTAAAGGAAGCAAAACACATTTGAGAGTACTCAATTTAAATGCTATTGAAGCGGATGATTTCACGAAGTCATCAAAGTTTGAAAATTTGATATTTAGCCAGGATGGCAGGTCAGTATTGGCCAACGCCGAAGACAAGGGTTGGGTGCTTAGTTTATCAGGAGGAATGAAAGCGTATCCTTTTGGAAAGGAGTTTATAGGGCAACCTAAGTTCAGTGAAGAAGGAAAGTATGTGGTCTATGTTGATAATCAACAAAAGCTGAGACAGTTGGTGAATATCAAGAATATGCGCCAGATTAATCTGCAGGATGGAGAGACAAGAGATTACAGGTTTTTAGGTTTTACAGTGGATGAAGAGTTGGTTTTGCTTCAACGAATGGATACAGGAGAAGTGTTGAGTATTGATTTGGAACAGGGAGGAACTAGAAAAGCTGAACTGAATAATGCCCAATCCGCACACTTGAAAAGCAGTTTGGCAGTGTTGAGCGAAGACAAAAGCAAGCTGTATTGGAAAGATGATCAACCTGATCAAGTCAATGTTTATGATATGATGTTGCTTCAAGCCAATGAAGCTAAGATCAGGCATCAAATTGTTTCCGAGTTAGCGAAATGGCAGAAAAAAGGGAAATATGAAAACCTTCAGTCGTATAAAGATAGAGTTAATGAAGATACGCGAAATGATTTGATCGAGAGTTTGTCTGATTCATTGACTCAATTATATGGATCAAGACATTTGGAACACGCTTTAGCGGGAAAGGCCAAGTATGAATATGATACGGAAAATGAGGTTTTTAAGATTTCCTTTGAAAAGGGCTTGCCTTATCCAATGTATTTATCAGTGCCAATAGCTGAAGCGGAAGCCTTTGAACTAAGCAATGAAAAGAAGTTCGAATCACCTCAATACACATTAAACGGAGATGATTTCATTTTAACTTATGCAAATGTCAAAGCATATGATTACAGCGATAAAGACACTACTATGGTAGGCGCTTATACCTATGATATTAATGATGCTTTGACATATAATGCTGAGACGATTAGCTATGACTTTGAGCCATTGGCATTCAAAGTAAGCTCGGATTTGCCTTCTATGTATGAGAGCCATAAATCGAAAGCGAAATCATTGTCGGATTCAGATATTAGCGTGGATTTGAACTTGCCCGTTTCAACCATGCAAAATCCAAATGCCATAGCTGTTGTCATTGGAAATAAAAAGTATCAAAAATGCAGCGATGTGAAATACGCTCAAAATGATGCTAAAACCATGAAAAAATACCTTGTGGATGTTTTAGGTTATAGAGAGGGAAATATCTTTTTGTTGAATGATGCCAAGAAAAGCGATTTTGAACTGTATTTCGGGACATTTATAAATGAAAAAGGCAAGCTGTACAATGCGATCAAGAAAGGAGAGTCTGAAGTATTTATTTATTATTCAGGGCATGGTGCGCCGGGATTGAAAGACCACAAAGGTTATTTTGTTCCCACGGAAGCAGATCCTCAATATTTGGAAATTACGGGATATCCTCTTGATGTTTTTTACAAAAATGTATCACAATTGCCAGCCAAAGATGTAACTGTTGTTATGGATGCTTGCTTTTCGGGTGCCAATGTTTTCAAAGATATTTCGCCGATTACAATAAAATCCAATACCAGCCACGTGATTAATAATGGTGTGGTGTTCGCTTCCTCTTCGGATGATCAGGTGTCTTCATGGTATAATGCCCAGAGACATGGTCTTTTCACTTATTTCTTTTTGAAAGGCATTCATAGCGCTAATGCGGATGCGGATAAGAATGGAATTTTAACGGTGGAAGAGTTGTACAAGTATGTTTCGGATGAGACAAACGGTGTTCCTTATTATGCAAGAAGGCTGCATGGTGTGGATCAAGTTCCAAAGCTTTTTGGGACAGATCTGCAACGTTCATTAGTGATTTATTGA
- a CDS encoding MFS transporter: protein MSKFVESVKSYPGTFWTANTMELFERWAWYGLFSVMAVYLTGSTDEGALGFSHEEKGFVMGGITFILYLLPLVSGPLSDKFGYKKTLIVSYLIMGASYLALGQFATVNSFFVGFLFVAFGAALFKPVISATVARTTSEETRSIGFGLFYMTVNIGGFIGPLVASKLREISWDYVFYMSAAAMVVNLLLIVFFYKEPEREKNNEPLLNSIGKAFYNIVLALKDLKLLFLLIIITGFWTMFNQIFYTLPNFIEQWVNTSELYNFLKENAAPLATIFGTEDGTVNPETMGSVNFGSIVIFQLLVSTFVMRFKPLYAMMGGILVCALGVGIAFYTSNPFFVLLGILIFSFGEMGSSPKFTEYIGSMAPPEKTALYMGTSYLPNAVGNLITGWLSGSYYQENSDKIELLKKEMSSKNITMPEINDDFSSNEYFNLAAEKLQMTNEQLTQYLWNTYDPAKIWLTFAAIGVATVILLFGYDILMKKLGLVKAETKKETAEVA, encoded by the coding sequence ATGAGTAAATTTGTAGAAAGCGTAAAGTCCTATCCAGGAACATTTTGGACGGCAAACACCATGGAACTTTTCGAGAGATGGGCATGGTACGGACTTTTTTCTGTCATGGCTGTATACCTGACAGGGTCAACAGACGAAGGAGCATTAGGCTTCTCCCATGAAGAAAAAGGATTTGTAATGGGGGGAATCACCTTCATCTTATACTTATTGCCACTTGTTTCCGGGCCACTTTCCGATAAATTTGGATACAAAAAAACACTAATAGTTTCGTACCTTATAATGGGAGCTTCTTATCTGGCTCTAGGACAGTTTGCAACCGTTAACAGCTTTTTTGTTGGTTTCTTGTTTGTCGCTTTCGGAGCTGCTTTATTCAAACCTGTAATCTCAGCTACCGTTGCTAGAACTACCTCTGAGGAAACTAGATCTATTGGCTTTGGACTTTTCTATATGACAGTGAATATAGGTGGTTTTATCGGACCATTAGTAGCATCAAAACTTAGAGAGATAAGCTGGGATTATGTATTTTACATGTCAGCCGCGGCAATGGTTGTCAACCTTTTGTTGATTGTCTTCTTCTACAAAGAACCTGAGAGAGAGAAAAACAACGAACCTTTACTGAATAGCATTGGCAAAGCTTTTTACAACATTGTGCTAGCTCTTAAAGATCTTAAGCTATTATTCCTTTTGATCATTATCACAGGGTTCTGGACTATGTTCAACCAGATTTTCTATACATTGCCTAACTTTATCGAGCAATGGGTAAACACATCTGAACTATACAACTTCCTTAAAGAAAATGCAGCTCCTCTAGCCACTATCTTCGGTACAGAAGACGGCACAGTCAACCCTGAGACTATGGGATCGGTAAACTTTGGATCTATTGTAATATTCCAGTTGCTTGTTTCTACGTTTGTAATGCGATTCAAGCCGCTTTACGCTATGATGGGTGGTATCTTAGTTTGCGCATTGGGTGTTGGAATTGCATTTTACACTAGCAACCCATTCTTTGTTCTTTTAGGAATTCTTATCTTCTCGTTTGGAGAAATGGGAAGTTCTCCAAAATTCACAGAATATATCGGTTCAATGGCTCCTCCAGAAAAAACCGCATTATATATGGGAACTTCATACTTGCCTAATGCAGTAGGAAACCTTATCACAGGTTGGTTGTCTGGATCTTACTATCAAGAAAACTCTGACAAAATTGAGCTATTGAAAAAAGAAATGAGCTCAAAAAACATTACAATGCCTGAAATCAATGATGACTTTTCATCAAACGAATATTTCAACTTGGCTGCGGAAAAACTGCAAATGACCAATGAGCAGTTAACTCAATACCTTTGGAATACATATGACCCTGCAAAAATCTGGCTTACATTCGCAGCTATAGGTGTTGCGACAGTAATCCTTCTTTTTGGATATGACATTCTTATGAAAAAGCTTGGTTTGGTTAAAGCTGAAACTAAAAAAGAAACAGCTGAGGTTGCTTAA